One Cucurbita pepo subsp. pepo cultivar mu-cu-16 chromosome LG20, ASM280686v2, whole genome shotgun sequence genomic window carries:
- the LOC111782894 gene encoding protein ASPARTIC PROTEASE IN GUARD CELL 1-like: MATANLLPLFSFAIFFFSLLPFTLCRTSPELSHSSSSSSAFLDVSASLKQANQVLKFDPKALLSFQQQDEVVPGNSSSSFSLQLHSRDALQNAGHKDYKSLVLSRLDRDSSRVKSLNDRLEFSLSDLKRSDLQPLQTEILPEDLSTPIVSGTSQGSGEYFSRIGVGRPAKPFYMVLDTGSDINWLQCQPCTDCYQQTDPIFDPRTSSSFASLPCESPQCQALETSGCRAAKCLYQVAYGDGSFTVGEFVTESLSFGNSGTINNVALGCGHDNEGLFVGSAGLLGLGGGSLSLTSQMKASSFSYCLVDRDSSSSSALEFNSAAPSDSVNAPLLKSGRVDTFYYVGLVGLSVGGQLLSIPPSLFQMDDAGYGGIIVDSGTAITRLQTQAYNTLRDAFVSRTPYLRRTNGFALFDTCYDLSSQSRVTIPTLSFQFAGGNSLQLPPKNYLIPVDSVGTFCLAFAPTTSSLSIIGNVQQQGTRVHFDLANSLVGFSPNKC; this comes from the coding sequence ATGGCGACTGCAAATCTGCTACCTCTGTTCTCCTTCgccatcttctttttctctctcttgccCTTCACTCTGTGTCGCACTTCGCCGGAGCTTTCTcactcttcctcctcctcctccgcttTTCTCGATGTTTCGGCTTCCCTGAAACAAGCCAACCAGGTCCTCAAATTCGACCCCAAGGCTTTGCTATCCTTCCAGCAGCAGGATGAGGTTGTTCCGGGGaactcttcttcctccttttctCTGCAACTGCACTCTCGCGACGCTCTTCAAAATGCCGGACATAAGGACTACAAGAGCCTGGTCCTTTCCCGGCTGGACCGGGACTCTTCTAGAGTTAAATCGCTCAACGATAGGCTTGAATTTTCCCTCAGTGACTTGAAGAGGTCGGATCTTCAGCCGTTGCAAACGGAGATTCTGCCAGAGGATCTGAGCACTCCGATTGTCTCTGGCACCAGTCAAGGAAGCGGCGAGTATTTCTCCCGCATCGGCGTCGGACGACCGGCTAAGCCGTTCTATATGGTTCTTGACACCGGCAGCGATATCAATTGGCTTCAATGTCAGCCTTGTACGGACTGTTACCAGCAAACCGACCCGATTTTTGACCCGAGAACTTCGTCTTCTTTTGCTTCACTTCCCTGCGAATCTCCGCAGTGTCAAGCTCTAGAAACGTCTGGCTGTCGTGCTGCGAAGTGTCTTTACCAGGTCGCGTACGGCGATGGCTCCTTCACTGTCGGTGAGTTCGTTACTGAATCTCTGTCGTTTGGCAACTCCGGGACGATTAACAATGTCGCTCTTGGCTGCGGCCACGACAACGAAGGATTATTCGTCGGATCCGCCGGATTGCTCGGACTCGGCGGCGGATCACTATCCCTCACTTCTCAGATGAAAGCGTCGTCGTTCTCATACTGTCTTGTGGACCGCGACTCTAGTTCGTCTTCAGCTCTCGAGTTCAATTCCGCTGCACCGAGTGACTCAGTGAATGCTCCATTACTCAAAAGCGGAAGAGTCGATACATTCTACTACGTCGGACTCGTCGGATTGAGCGTCGGCGGCCAGTTACTGTCAATTCCTCCTTCTCTGTTTCAAATGGACGATGCCGGCTACGGCGGTATCATCGTCGATTCAGGAACCGCCATAACTCGACTGCAGACTCAAGCCTACAACACCCTTCGCGACGCCTTCGTGAGTCGCACACCATACCTAAGAAGGACAAACGGCTTCGCATTATTCGACACATGTTACGATCTGTCATCGCAGTCAAGAGTCACCATTCCAACGCTATCATTTCAATTCGCCGGCGGGAACTCGCTGCAGCTGCCGCCAAAGAACTACCTCATCCCAGTGGACTCCGTCGGAACTTTCTGTTTGGCGTTCGCCCCAACGACGTCGTCTTTGTCCATCATAGGGAACGTCCAGCAGCAAGGGACACGTGTCCACTTCGATTTGGCAAATTCACTCGTAGGGTTTTCACCCAACAAATGTTAG